From uncultured Pseudodesulfovibrio sp.:
TGATTTCTGGGTCATTGGATTCGGCCAGTGCGTCCATCAGAGCATCTGCGGCGCCTTGAGTCTCGTAAAGAGCATCAAAAATGGCGGTAGCCTTGGAGGAGATAACGCCTCGGGCAAGTCTGTCTGCCTGGTCGTCTGCCCTGATGATCATTGAGGTCAATGTAGAAATCATGCCAGGGTTGACGTGTTTTTCCAGACCTCCGATGACAGCCATGAGAATCAATTCTTCGGTTTCGGAAAGGCCGTCTACCAAACAAATGATGCCCTTCATTGTGCCGATGCGACCAAGGGCCTCATAAACGGCATAACGGACGTTTTCGTCTTCAGCCAAGCCTTTGTCGAAAGCTGCGACCAGTCCGTCTGCGCCCAGTTTGTTACGCAGGAAGCCAAGAACGTTGGCTGCCAGAATTTTGTTGTCAGTGTCACCTGCTTCGAATGCGGACAGAAGCATGGGAATGCATTGGGCGCCGATGGAAATCAGGGCGTCGGTGATAATGCGTCTGACTGTGGGGTTGTTGTGGTGCAGCTTTTCCACCAGAAATGCGATGGTGTCGTCTGAGTCATATGTCGCCAGAGCGTCCACGGCCTTCCATGTGGTAATATCGCAGACTTCAAAGCGATCCGGGGCTTCGCTTTCGGTAATCATGGCCTTGAGATGTGTAACGGACTCGGTGTCTTTTAGTTTACCAAGTGCTTCGATGCAGGAAGATTGGATGAAAGCATCTTCATGGCTCAGGAATTTTCTGAATATGGGCAAGGCTGAATCGTCAGCAATGCGAGCAAGCGAAGTGAGTATTTCCATGAGACGGTCAAGGTCAGTCTCAACTTCGGCAAGGGCAACCAAAGGATGGGCCGCTCTTTTGATGGCATATTCGCCTGCAACTCGAATGCAGAGGATTTTGTATCCGTCATGGGAGTCATTCAAGCCTGCAACAACCTCATCTTCGTTGCTGGACAGGACTGCGTTGAGGGCGTTGACTACCATATAATCGATGGAAGTGTCTCCCACCGGGTTTTTGAGAAGTTCCAGAAGGCCGGGAAGGGCATCCGGGTTCTTGCTTCCTGAAATTTCATTGAGGATCGTTATTTGATCCAGAAATTCCTTGTCTCTAAAATTGTCAAGCATTGGCATGGTCTCTCCACATCTTACATTGTCGTCGGTTTACTCGAAGCAGAATTCAATGGTGAAGTCCCCGTCCTTCGTTGTGAAGGGGATAGCCATGATGGGCGATTTCGCCATGTGGGAGATAGTATGATTGTCTCCCATGACGACTGTTGGAGTTGATCCCTGAAAAACAAGGCCGCTTTCGGCAAGCCCAGCTCGGGCTTGACCGGAAATCATGTTGGTCAATTCGCCGACTGCGTCTTTAACATCCTGCATAATATCATCAATTTCGTCT
This genomic window contains:
- a CDS encoding HEAT repeat domain-containing protein; the protein is MPMLDNFRDKEFLDQITILNEISGSKNPDALPGLLELLKNPVGDTSIDYMVVNALNAVLSSNEDEVVAGLNDSHDGYKILCIRVAGEYAIKRAAHPLVALAEVETDLDRLMEILTSLARIADDSALPIFRKFLSHEDAFIQSSCIEALGKLKDTESVTHLKAMITESEAPDRFEVCDITTWKAVDALATYDSDDTIAFLVEKLHHNNPTVRRIITDALISIGAQCIPMLLSAFEAGDTDNKILAANVLGFLRNKLGADGLVAAFDKGLAEDENVRYAVYEALGRIGTMKGIICLVDGLSETEELILMAVIGGLEKHVNPGMISTLTSMIIRADDQADRLARGVISSKATAIFDALYETQGAADALMDALAESNDPEIIEEFRVVLNEIGGSRAEQDIQRLPQVSTGSQKALAADDSRSMCAMHRAILTDLGFEPFMATNGEEAYEFIEQGEEFEIIITDMNMPVMDGMELVGKVRSTPGLEDIPIIMVTTESEASQQNLATKAGVTAFITKPFKPDELKAKIAEITS
- a CDS encoding chemotaxis protein CheX, whose protein sequence is MDVKLAKPFIKAAVDVLSTMAFIKPEVGKPYVKKNNVAAGDVSGMVGITGEKNGSVSLSFSKGCAVAIVKNMLGDEIDDIMQDVKDAVGELTNMISGQARAGLAESGLVFQGSTPTVVMGDNHTISHMAKSPIMAIPFTTKDGDFTIEFCFE